The following proteins are co-located in the Prionailurus viverrinus isolate Anna chromosome A1, UM_Priviv_1.0, whole genome shotgun sequence genome:
- the LOC125146776 gene encoding histone H2B type 3-B gives MPDPSKSAPAPKKGSKKAVTKAQKKDGKKRKRSRKESYSIYVYKVLKQVHPDTGISSKAMGIMNSFVNDIFERIASEASRLAHYNKRSTITSREVQTAVRLLLPGELAKHAVSEGTKAVTKYTSSK, from the coding sequence ATGCCTGATCCGTCTAAATCGGCACCCGCGCCCAAGAAGGGCTCCAAGAAGGCCGTCACCAAAGCGCAAAAGAAAGACGGCAAGAAGCGCAAGCGCAGCCGTAAGGAGAGCTACTCCATCTACGTGTACAAGGTGTTGAAGCAGGTGCACCCCGATACCGGCATCTCGTCCAAGGCCATGGGCATCATGAACTCGTTTGTCAACGACATCTTCGAGCGCATAGCCAGCGAGGCCTCCCGCCTGGCGCATTACAACAAGCGTTCTACCATCACGTCCCGCGAGGTGCAGACGGCCGTGCGCTTGCTGCTACCGGGCGAACTGGCCAAGCACGCTGTGTCTGAGGGCACCAAGGCCGTCACCAAGTACACCAGCTCCAAGTGA
- the LOC125176569 gene encoding histone H2A type 3: MSGRGKQGGKARAKAKSRSSRAGLQFPVGRVHRLLRKGNYSERVGAGAPVYLAAVLEYLTAEILELAGNAARDNKKTRIIPRHLQLAIRNDEELNKLLGRVTIAQGGVLPNIQAVLLPKKTESHHKAKGK, translated from the coding sequence ATGTCCGGCCGAGGCAAACAGGGCGGTAAGGCGCGTGCCAAGGCCAAGTCGCGCTCTTCTCGCGCGGGGTTGCAGTTCCCCGTAGGCCGCGTGCACCGGCTGCTCCGCAAAGGGAACTACTCCGAGCGGGTCGGGGCCGGCGCGCCGGTGTACCTGGCGGCGGTGCTGGAGTACCTGACTGCTGAAATCTTGGAGCTGGCGGGCAACGCGGCCCGCGACAACAAGAAGACGCGTATCATCCCGCGCCACCTGCAGCTGGCCATCCGCAACGACGAGGAGCTCAACAAGCTGCTGGGCCGCGTGACCATCGCGCAGGGCGGCGTCCTGCCCAACATCCAGGCCGTGCTGCTGCCCAAGAAGACGGAGAGCCACCACAAGGCCAAGGGCAAGTGA